A window of Exiguobacterium sp. FSL W8-0210 genomic DNA:
GGAATGTCACGCAATTTTTCAACCGTTGCTTCGTCGGTCAGTGTTTTGAGCGGAACGAATTGTCCATCCTTGACCCAACTTGCTTTTAAGGAATCTTCGACCGATGAGGTCGGGCGGTCGAGCAACTCGGCAACTTGGTCGACATCTTTAAGTTGTCCTGCAGTTGCTCCGACAGTATACCCTTTACCGGAGGTCGCGAGCGGTTTATCGTTCGCGTCGAGTAAATCACCACGTTTGCCTTCTACGGTTTCTAACTGAACCTTGTCTTCTTTCTTAAAGTCTTTTAGAACAAACGAAGAGTCCCAGTCAATGAACCAGTTTTCTGTTTCTCCTTGTTTCTCGAATGTTAACGGGACTTGTTTATCATAAGCAACGGCTCCTGCAACCGTATCAAAGGAGATTCGTACGGGAAGGGACGCTTTTTCGTCATCCGTTGCTTCCTTCGCTTTCTTCCGTTCGACGGATAACTTTTTGATATCAAGCGATTTCGACAACTGTTTTGTCCGGTCGATGAATTCTTTTTTTCCGTATTCCTTTTTAGTAGCCGTACTCGCGTACGTATACATCTTATCGTAATCTTGTTTTTCCCAAAGTTTGATGTAGGCATCAAGACGTTCTTCAGGTGTCGGCTGATCTTGACATCCGGCAAGTAACGTCACACCAAACGTCGCTGATAAAAGAAAGGAGATCGTTCGTTTCATGTGTTTCGCCTCCGTTGTGGATTAGACTCATAACCATACCGTACCATTCCTGTCAGGAGATTTCATCTGAAACACAAAACCCGGACTTCTCATGGGGAGAAGTCCGGTGAATCAAGCTTAGTTGAAGTAATTGAGTGGATTGACACTGTTTGCAGCAGACGTTCCGCTGTAGACGTAAGGACCACGATGCATTTCAAAATGGAGATGCGCACCAAACGCGTTACCTGTTGCACCAATCGTACCGATTTTCGATCCTTTTGCAATCGTCTGTCCGACTGAGACGGAGCGACTATTCAAGTGTGCATACACCGTCGTATATTGGATGCCGTTGACGGTATGCGTCATCATGACGTAATTTCCGTATGCGCCGTAATAACGGGATGTGATGACTTTACCAGCGGCTGATGCATAGACAGGTGTACCTGTTGGAGCGCCGATATCGATACCGTTATGGAACGTATAACCGTAAACTCCACTTGCAGCACCATATCCTTGCGTGATTGGACCGCTTGCTGGACGCGAGAAGCCAGTCGTTGCTTTTGTTGAAGTCGTTGTGCTGTATTTTTTTACGTATGTAGAAGAAACGTAGCGTGATGCGCCACCGTATGAAATTTTTGTCCATGAACCGGAAACACCAAGATAATTGAATGTCTGTCCTGTATTGACGCTACCGACGATTTTATAAGCTGTTGATGGACCTGTACGAACACGAAGTCCGTCTGCCATGACCTTTACTTTATATGTCGTTGCAGCTTCAACTTTCGAAGCACTCGTTGTTGCAAAACCTGAAACTACCAAAGCTGCCATTGTCATTGTTGTAAGTAAACGTTTCATTGAGTGTATTTCCTCCTTAAAAATCTGAAGCGCCAGAACTGATCATTACAAAATTGTAAGATTTTATGTATAATTATTTATTTTAAAGAATGATTTTTCGCCTGAGATGATTATAGCATCGTCAATAACACGAAAATATTTCAAATATGTTTCAAAATTACGCTTTGTTAACATATATTGTAATGGATTAATAAGTAAAAAAGAACTGACGAAGAGTCAGTTCTTTTTTCTATGAACCTATACTGTTATTCATTAGAAGATGGTGAAAACACAGTTAAATGTTGCGGGAGTACCTCGACAGTCACGGGAACATGACCTGCTGTATCCCCATCGGCATTAATCGGCAATTCTTCTTTCGAGCGAATTTCGACACGTGTCGTCGTGAAGTGTTCGATTTGATCTGCTTTTGATAATCCACCCGTGATGAGTTTGGGTAATGCTTGGAGCGCATCAAAGAATCCAAGCTTCGTAATGATGAAACCGTGCAACAACCCGTCATCGACTTTTGCGTCTTCTGCAAAGGATTCGAACCCGCCAACGGAATTCGTTAAGGCGATGATCAACAAGTGCGCTTCTCCATCGAATTGTTTCTCAGCAGAATTGATTTCAATCGGATAGGGGCTATGATCCTTGAAGGCTTTTAGACCTTCAATGAAATAAGCGACCGATCCGAGTGACGTCTTTTGTTCGACACTGACCTCCTCGACGGCTTCCGCAATCAGACCAA
This region includes:
- a CDS encoding peptidoglycan DD-metalloendopeptidase family protein, which gives rise to MKRLLTTMTMAALVVSGFATTSASKVEAATTYKVKVMADGLRVRTGPSTAYKIVGSVNTGQTFNYLGVSGSWTKISYGGASRYVSSTYVKKYSTTTSTKATTGFSRPASGPITQGYGAASGVYGYTFHNGIDIGAPTGTPVYASAAGKVITSRYYGAYGNYVMMTHTVNGIQYTTVYAHLNSRSVSVGQTIAKGSKIGTIGATGNAFGAHLHFEMHRGPYVYSGTSAANSVNPLNYFN
- a CDS encoding diacylglycerol/lipid kinase family protein, producing MSQAMLIINPSSGKELGKKHATLAEETLATRFETVDVRFTEKEHDATEFARHAAQSNYDAVIAMGGDGTVNEVITGIAEQPHRPTLGIVPLGTVNDLSRALHIPTDPEEAIQILADSPARPLDIGKYDDHYFMNVIAVGLIAEAVEEVSVEQKTSLGSVAYFIEGLKAFKDHSPYPIEINSAEKQFDGEAHLLIIALTNSVGGFESFAEDAKVDDGLLHGFIITKLGFFDALQALPKLITGGLSKADQIEHFTTTRVEIRSKEELPINADGDTAGHVPVTVEVLPQHLTVFSPSSNE